Proteins encoded within one genomic window of Pleurocapsa minor HA4230-MV1:
- a CDS encoding HAMP domain-containing histidine kinase yields the protein MFHHSRRRLAYWFTISMGGILALFALTLYYIQLREKIRVVDQALYMQSKYVTSKTQYQLQQEQWQIEIEDISLNGMKALPLGMEVELAYIRWYDRQGNLLEFIGKNTRQQFQAISKYQTLNRDRYCQSSDRQELVRQLTLPVYYDQVAIGYLQVANSLCSIQKDLAKTQLFLALGIPLTLGLTGLVGWFLGGVAMKPTEKAYEQLQRFTADASHELRAPISAILSNAQVGLLSPADDSNQPRQRLENIVTITKSTSSLISNLLFLARHEGRLNPDDLEAINLHGFLQSLSNEFQTLAKEKNLNFVSNLSTSTVVFRGDRELLQQALKNLINNAYKYTPAGGKVCLTLSIKSRQGIITIEDNGIGIPPDDLPRIFDRFYRVDIARSRETGGFGLGLAIAKQIIQAHNGQITVESSLGKGTKFKIFLPIV from the coding sequence ATGTTCCATCATAGCCGTCGTCGTCTTGCCTATTGGTTTACCATCTCGATGGGTGGTATTCTGGCTTTGTTTGCTTTGACTCTTTACTACATTCAGTTGAGAGAGAAAATTCGCGTTGTCGATCAAGCATTATATATGCAAAGCAAATATGTCACTTCAAAAACACAATATCAGCTTCAGCAAGAACAATGGCAAATTGAAATTGAAGATATTTCCCTTAACGGCATGAAAGCTTTACCTCTGGGTATGGAAGTAGAGCTAGCTTACATTCGTTGGTACGATCGCCAAGGAAATTTACTGGAGTTTATCGGCAAAAATACAAGACAACAATTTCAAGCAATATCGAAATATCAAACTCTTAATCGCGATCGCTATTGTCAGTCAAGCGATCGCCAAGAATTAGTTCGTCAATTAACATTACCAGTTTATTATGACCAGGTGGCGATCGGTTATTTACAAGTTGCTAATTCTCTGTGTTCGATTCAAAAAGATTTGGCAAAAACTCAATTATTTTTAGCTTTAGGTATACCATTAACTCTGGGTTTGACTGGTTTAGTGGGTTGGTTTTTGGGAGGAGTAGCAATGAAACCAACTGAGAAAGCTTACGAACAATTACAACGTTTTACGGCTGATGCTTCCCACGAATTACGCGCCCCGATCTCGGCAATTTTAAGTAATGCTCAAGTCGGTTTATTATCTCCTGCGGATGATTCTAATCAGCCCCGTCAAAGATTGGAAAATATCGTGACAATTACCAAGTCAACCAGTAGCTTAATTAGTAATTTATTATTTTTAGCCCGTCATGAAGGGAGACTAAATCCTGATGATTTAGAGGCGATAAATTTACACGGTTTTTTGCAATCTTTGAGCAATGAATTTCAAACTTTAGCTAAAGAGAAAAACTTAAATTTTGTTAGTAACCTATCTACTTCAACAGTTGTTTTTCGAGGCGATCGCGAACTTTTACAACAGGCTCTGAAAAACTTAATTAATAATGCCTATAAATATACCCCTGCTGGCGGGAAAGTTTGCCTGACACTTTCAATCAAATCTCGTCAAGGAATTATTACCATCGAGGATAATGGTATTGGCATTCCTCCAGACGATTTACCCCGCATTTTCGATCGCTTTTATCGAGTAGATATCGCCCGCTCCAGAGAAACAGGGGGTTTTGGCTTAGGTCTGGCGATCGCCAAGCAAATTATTCAAGCCCATAATGGTCAAATTACCGTCGAAAGCTCTTTGGGGAAAGGTACGAAATTTAAGATCTTTTTACCTATAGTTTAA
- a CDS encoding cysteine hydrolase, producing MEKAYGLEIPQTLAEICHPERMALLVYDLQVGIINQLPKEKGEYITKQTLQVLEAARKGGFRVFFSRHLSLPKEAAGVFQLRQAMMWQRTNKVSEVKPWFLRDADGFQLIPELSPLPSEVIFDKITMSAFEGTFLDLALKDCGINSFAIVGIATEIGIEPTIRHGSDRGYIPVMVTDACGAGNDQAGERSLESIKFIGDAMLTNVETISGLFLQHN from the coding sequence GTGGAAAAAGCTTACGGACTAGAAATACCTCAAACTTTAGCAGAAATATGTCATCCAGAACGCATGGCACTGTTAGTTTACGATTTGCAGGTTGGCATTATTAATCAGTTGCCCAAAGAGAAAGGAGAGTATATTACTAAACAAACATTACAAGTATTAGAAGCAGCCCGAAAGGGAGGATTTCGCGTTTTTTTTAGTCGTCATTTATCTTTACCCAAAGAAGCAGCAGGAGTTTTTCAACTGCGTCAGGCAATGATGTGGCAACGAACCAATAAAGTAAGCGAAGTCAAACCTTGGTTTTTGCGAGATGCCGATGGTTTTCAATTAATTCCAGAATTATCCCCCCTTCCCTCAGAGGTGATCTTCGACAAAATTACTATGTCAGCATTTGAAGGCACATTTCTCGATCTTGCTTTGAAAGATTGCGGGATTAACTCTTTTGCCATTGTGGGAATAGCCACAGAAATAGGAATAGAACCAACCATACGTCATGGTTCAGATCGCGGTTATATCCCAGTTATGGTGACTGATGCTTGCGGTGCAGGAAATGACCAAGCAGGAGAGCGATCGCTTGAAAGCATAAAGTTTATTGGCGATGCCATGTTAACCAATGTTGAAACTATTAGTGGTCTTTTTCTTCAACACAATTAA
- a CDS encoding zinc-dependent alcohol dehydrogenase family protein translates to MVKIVRFHQFGDADVLQLEELPITEPGKGEVRLKVEAIGLNRAEVMFRQGAYLEEPDSFPSTLGYEAAGVIDAVGEGVTEFKIGDRVSTIPGFSMKNYGVYGESALAPVAMVAKYPDKLSPQEGTAIWMQYITAYGALIEYGQVKSGDFVLIPAASSSVGNAAIQITKAQGATAIATTRGANKKQTLLDNGADYVIVTNEEDLPAKVMEFTNGQGANIIFDPVAGSYIETLANAAARGATIFEYGALSMETTPFPLFPALQKGLKVQGYTLFEIAGDPVKLEKAKQYIYDGLESGKLVPILDRSFPLEQIADAHRYMESNQQNGKIIVTVP, encoded by the coding sequence ATGGTAAAAATCGTTCGTTTTCATCAATTTGGCGACGCTGATGTACTTCAGCTAGAAGAATTACCCATAACTGAACCAGGAAAAGGAGAAGTGCGCTTAAAAGTCGAAGCGATCGGCTTAAATAGAGCAGAAGTTATGTTTCGCCAGGGAGCATATTTAGAAGAACCAGATAGTTTTCCCTCGACTCTGGGTTATGAAGCAGCAGGGGTTATTGATGCAGTAGGGGAAGGAGTAACTGAATTTAAGATTGGCGATCGCGTCTCGACTATTCCTGGTTTTTCGATGAAAAATTATGGTGTCTATGGGGAAAGTGCGCTCGCTCCTGTAGCGATGGTTGCTAAATATCCTGACAAGTTATCACCTCAAGAGGGAACGGCGATCTGGATGCAATATATTACAGCTTACGGAGCATTGATTGAATATGGACAGGTAAAATCGGGGGATTTTGTCCTAATTCCAGCAGCTAGTAGCAGTGTGGGTAATGCAGCTATTCAAATAACTAAAGCTCAAGGTGCAACTGCGATCGCTACCACCAGAGGAGCGAATAAAAAACAAACGCTGTTAGATAATGGCGCAGATTATGTAATTGTTACCAATGAGGAAGATTTACCTGCCAAGGTTATGGAATTTACCAACGGACAGGGAGCAAATATCATTTTCGATCCTGTAGCTGGTTCTTATATTGAAACTCTCGCCAATGCAGCAGCCAGAGGGGCAACAATTTTTGAGTATGGTGCTTTAAGTATGGAAACAACACCTTTTCCGCTATTTCCTGCATTACAAAAAGGTCTAAAAGTCCAAGGCTATACTTTATTTGAAATTGCTGGTGATCCAGTCAAGCTAGAAAAAGCCAAACAATATATCTATGATGGTTTAGAATCTGGCAAACTCGTCCCAATTTTAGATCGCAGCTTTCCCCTAGAACAAATCGCTGATGCTCATCGTTATATGGAATCTAATCAACAAAACGGCAAGATTATCGTTACAGTCCCCTAA
- a CDS encoding efflux RND transporter periplasmic adaptor subunit, with the protein MKTFEPKVTKESPESEPSLSKPPHHQNSWRWIVIFIAIAAIGGTLWQVFKPGANPPQPVVAQQTTTPRPIATTNLTTGNATREVELLGQVESRQQANIRSRIDGLVEEILVEPGDRVERGTTIAILDNADGEVALAQAEARLAQAQSNLARLEVGTRPEIIAQRQAVLSSARAREQEARDNLERTSDLVAQGAQSQRSLIEARSAVDDARGNTLEAEASLQEAIAGPIREEIEAQRANVAAAEAAVNRAEIDLERTQIQAISDGVVQQRHVSAGDYVESADEIATLVASDSLDVFLEVPEELASSIQPGLPVTLNTRALPQWQGRATITGIVPTTDTASRRQRVRVRLDNPPAGLLSGMAVMGNLQLKSDRPSFVISRDAITRRQDRWLVYTVADDRVREIEVEMIADMGDRVAIFDEQLRSGQAIVLRGGDGLSDGAMVKVVR; encoded by the coding sequence ATGAAAACTTTTGAGCCTAAAGTGACTAAGGAATCGCCAGAATCAGAGCCATCCTTATCTAAGCCACCTCATCATCAAAATTCTTGGCGTTGGATTGTTATCTTTATTGCGATCGCTGCTATTGGCGGAACTCTCTGGCAGGTTTTTAAACCTGGCGCTAATCCACCTCAACCTGTTGTAGCGCAACAGACAACGACCCCTCGCCCGATCGCAACAACTAATTTAACTACTGGTAATGCTACTAGAGAAGTAGAACTTCTCGGTCAAGTAGAATCCAGACAACAGGCTAATATTCGTTCCCGAATTGATGGTTTAGTGGAAGAAATTCTCGTCGAACCAGGCGATCGCGTCGAGCGAGGAACGACGATCGCTATTCTGGATAATGCTGACGGAGAAGTGGCACTTGCACAGGCAGAGGCGCGTTTGGCACAAGCACAAAGTAATCTCGCCCGTTTAGAAGTGGGGACGCGCCCCGAAATTATCGCTCAAAGACAAGCCGTTTTAAGTTCTGCACGAGCTAGAGAACAAGAAGCACGAGATAATTTGGAGCGTACTTCGGATTTAGTCGCACAAGGGGCGCAATCCCAAAGAAGCTTAATTGAAGCCCGTTCTGCGGTGGATGATGCTAGAGGAAATACTTTAGAGGCAGAAGCATCTTTACAAGAAGCGATCGCGGGGCCAATTCGAGAAGAAATTGAAGCACAAAGAGCAAATGTCGCAGCAGCCGAAGCAGCGGTAAATCGGGCGGAAATAGATTTAGAGCGTACTCAAATTCAAGCAATCTCTGATGGAGTAGTGCAGCAAAGGCACGTCAGCGCGGGGGATTACGTCGAAAGTGCTGATGAAATCGCGACTTTAGTTGCTAGCGATAGCTTAGATGTCTTTTTAGAAGTTCCTGAAGAACTAGCAAGCAGCATTCAACCAGGATTGCCAGTAACCTTGAATACTCGTGCTTTACCTCAATGGCAAGGGCGCGCCACGATTACAGGGATAGTTCCCACAACAGATACGGCATCCAGAAGACAAAGAGTTAGAGTGCGTTTAGATAATCCTCCTGCGGGTTTATTATCTGGGATGGCTGTCATGGGCAATCTGCAATTAAAAAGCGATCGCCCTAGTTTTGTCATCTCGCGAGATGCGATTACGAGGAGACAAGATCGTTGGTTGGTTTATACCGTAGCAGATGATCGAGTTCGAGAAATTGAAGTGGAAATGATTGCTGATATGGGCGATCGCGTTGCTATTTTCGACGAACAACTGCGATCGGGACAGGCGATCGTTTTACGCGGTGGAGATGGTTTGAGTGATGGGGCGATGGTTAAGGTTGTTCGGTAG
- a CDS encoding Uma2 family endonuclease, whose protein sequence is MYAVISSEKIEIPPGALFQIPGSWDDYQTLSQQLGDRSIPRLKYRPGEIWFMSPLPEHGRNASLVADAIKAILDHLGKEYDAFTPITMKLPQRSGIEPDYCFYIDNWQAVSGQKRINWEVDPAPDLVIEIDITSYTDINDYLAYKVPEVWLFKSDRVTIYQLQNDNYLVSNCSCYFPDLDILQLIADCFQVASNRNTSAAIRQLRDKLKQV, encoded by the coding sequence ATGTATGCAGTCATTTCTTCAGAAAAAATAGAAATACCACCAGGAGCGTTATTTCAAATACCTGGTAGTTGGGATGACTATCAAACTTTAAGTCAACAATTAGGCGATCGCTCGATTCCTCGTCTTAAATATCGCCCTGGAGAGATTTGGTTTATGAGTCCTTTACCAGAACATGGACGCAACGCTAGTTTAGTTGCAGATGCGATTAAGGCTATACTCGATCACTTAGGAAAAGAGTATGATGCATTTACTCCTATTACGATGAAGCTACCCCAAAGGAGTGGTATCGAACCAGATTACTGTTTTTATATTGACAATTGGCAAGCAGTTTCGGGTCAAAAAAGAATTAATTGGGAAGTCGATCCAGCACCAGATTTAGTCATTGAAATTGATATTACTAGCTATACAGATATTAATGATTATTTAGCTTATAAAGTGCCAGAAGTTTGGTTGTTTAAGAGCGACCGCGTTACAATTTATCAGTTACAAAATGATAATTATCTAGTTAGTAATTGCAGTTGCTATTTTCCAGATCTCGATATTTTACAGCTAATAGCAGATTGTTTTCAGGTTGCCAGTAATCGCAATACCAGTGCAGCTATTCGACAATTAAGAGACAAATTAAAACAGGTTTAA
- a CDS encoding DMT family transporter, translating into MKLLLVLLAVIAGGLLPTQAGINAQLARNLGHPLY; encoded by the coding sequence ATGAAATTGTTGCTTGTACTCCTTGCTGTAATTGCTGGAGGACTTCTACCAACTCAAGCTGGAATCAATGCTCAATTAGCAAGGAATCTCGGTCATCCACTTTATTGA
- a CDS encoding response regulator transcription factor yields the protein MLILLVEDDLLQLEPLQTALSQAGHIVDGIADSEIAIWLVEDKEYDLLILDWMLPKINGIDLCRQYRNQGKTAPVLMLTAKDTIADKVKGLDAGADDYLVKPIDVLELLARVRALGRRSPFWQGEILNVADLQLDLTTFTIARSQETIQLSVREFQLMEYLMRHPHQILSRERIENSLWSWGSEPESNAVTTLVRRLRQRLEVVNAKDWLETVYGMGYRLNPQ from the coding sequence ATGCTTATTTTACTTGTAGAAGACGATTTACTACAGTTAGAACCTTTACAAACAGCGTTATCTCAAGCGGGTCATATTGTAGATGGTATTGCAGATAGCGAAATCGCAATTTGGTTAGTGGAGGACAAAGAATACGATCTCTTAATTTTAGATTGGATGCTGCCAAAAATAAATGGCATCGATTTGTGTCGCCAGTATCGAAATCAAGGAAAAACAGCACCAGTATTAATGTTAACTGCCAAAGATACTATTGCCGATAAAGTAAAAGGTTTGGATGCGGGTGCAGATGACTATTTAGTGAAACCGATCGATGTATTAGAATTATTAGCTAGAGTCAGAGCTTTAGGACGGCGATCGCCATTTTGGCAGGGTGAAATTCTTAATGTTGCTGACTTACAATTAGATTTAACCACTTTTACCATCGCCAGAAGCCAAGAAACAATTCAATTATCGGTGCGCGAATTTCAACTTATGGAATATTTAATGCGCCATCCTCACCAAATTTTATCTCGTGAGCGAATTGAAAACTCTCTTTGGAGTTGGGGAAGCGAGCCAGAAAGTAACGCTGTCACAACTTTGGTAAGAAGACTCAGACAGCGTTTAGAAGTAGTAAATGCTAAAGATTGGTTAGAAACAGTCTACGGTATGGGTTATCGCTTAAATCCACAATAA
- a CDS encoding LysR family transcriptional regulator, producing the protein MNIDYTNLRKLDLNLLIALDVLIAEVSVTKAAQKLNMSQSAMSHALKRLRIILHDDILIRTSREMEVTPYARQISDRVRQILSDIESTLFSQTTFNPATTQSTFSIAASDYVETTIGINLIQQLTTQAPGIRIRITNLNKETVMDAIDDNRIDLFIGAKLPLKSWHVEQNLYREEFICVFKSDDALTELSMEDYIRRSHLLVSMRDDFQGAGDEILEQQQQSRQVIWSTPHFMAIPFLLANSDCVALLPGRMAQQCAKAMDLTLLPPPMMMEGFTVSMIWHQRNTNRPQHQWLRQQVIDAVSHI; encoded by the coding sequence GTGAATATTGACTATACTAATCTCCGTAAACTCGATCTCAATTTGTTAATCGCCTTAGATGTTCTAATTGCAGAAGTCAGCGTCACAAAGGCAGCCCAAAAGCTGAACATGAGTCAATCGGCAATGAGTCATGCTTTGAAAAGATTACGAATTATTTTGCATGATGATATTTTGATTCGGACTTCTAGAGAGATGGAAGTTACTCCCTATGCTCGACAAATAAGCGATCGCGTTCGGCAAATTTTGAGCGACATTGAATCAACTCTATTTTCTCAAACAACTTTTAACCCTGCTACTACCCAGTCAACTTTTAGCATTGCTGCTAGCGATTATGTTGAAACTACCATCGGTATTAATTTAATCCAACAACTCACTACTCAAGCACCAGGTATTCGTATTCGGATTACTAATTTGAATAAAGAAACTGTGATGGATGCCATAGACGATAACCGCATCGATTTATTTATTGGTGCTAAATTACCTCTTAAAAGTTGGCACGTCGAGCAAAATTTATATCGAGAAGAGTTTATCTGCGTGTTTAAAAGCGATGATGCTTTGACAGAGTTATCTATGGAAGATTATATTAGGCGATCGCATCTTTTAGTTTCCATGCGGGATGACTTTCAAGGAGCAGGAGATGAAATACTAGAACAACAACAGCAATCTCGACAAGTGATTTGGTCTACACCTCACTTTATGGCAATTCCTTTTCTGCTGGCTAATTCAGATTGTGTGGCTTTGCTACCTGGGCGTATGGCGCAACAGTGTGCCAAGGCAATGGACTTAACATTACTTCCCCCACCGATGATGATGGAAGGTTTTACCGTATCTATGATTTGGCATCAACGTAATACTAATCGTCCTCAACATCAATGGCTACGACAGCAGGTAATTGATGCTGTAAGCCATATTTAA
- a CDS encoding short chain dehydrogenase, whose amino-acid sequence MKIVIIGASGTIGQAVVQELSPRHEIVKVGRQSGDVNVDITSTESITKMYETIGDFDALVATTGNVHFGDFNQMSEQDYYLGIKDKLMGQVNLVLIGKKYINEAGSFTLTSGVLSHDPIKYGSSASMVNAAIDGFVIGAAIELPRGIRINSVSPGVVLESMDSYGNFFRGHEPVAVSRVALAFSKSVEGLLSGKVFRVL is encoded by the coding sequence ATGAAAATAGTAATTATCGGTGCTAGCGGTACAATTGGTCAGGCTGTTGTCCAGGAACTCTCCCCTAGACACGAAATTGTTAAAGTTGGTCGCCAAAGTGGTGATGTCAATGTTGATATTACCTCCACTGAGTCGATTACCAAGATGTATGAAACTATTGGTGATTTTGATGCTTTAGTGGCAACTACGGGAAATGTTCATTTTGGCGACTTTAACCAGATGAGCGAACAAGATTATTATCTTGGCATTAAAGACAAGTTGATGGGGCAAGTTAACTTAGTTTTAATTGGCAAAAAATATATTAATGAGGCAGGTTCTTTTACCTTAACTAGTGGTGTACTCAGTCACGATCCAATTAAATATGGTTCTTCTGCCAGTATGGTTAATGCTGCTATTGATGGTTTCGTAATTGGTGCTGCCATTGAATTACCCAGAGGAATTAGGATCAATTCAGTTAGTCCTGGTGTTGTTTTGGAATCAATGGATAGCTATGGTAATTTTTTTCGCGGACACGAACCAGTTGCAGTATCAAGAGTTGCTCTAGCTTTTAGTAAAAGTGTTGAAGGCTTACTAAGCGGTAAAGTCTTTCGAGTACTTTAG
- a CDS encoding glucose-6-phosphate isomerase: MDNLALWQRYQDWLYFNEDLGFYLDISRISFDAAEIEQLQPKFDRAFEDIAALEAGAIANPDENRMVGHYWLRDPELAPTPELRQDIIDTNNSVIDFQQKIHSGEIHPPNSAKFTDILSIGIGGSALGPQFVAQALAPHEPPLRIHFIDNTDPAGIDRVIAEIGDRLSTTLVSVISKSGGTPETRNGMLEVKKVYADHNLDFAAHAFAITGKSSKLEAIAEREGWLAIFPMRDWVGGRTSELSPVGLVAAALQGIDIKAMLEGAKAMDALTRKPSLKDNPAALLAMAWYCAGHGRGEKDMVILPYKDSLLLFSRYLQQLIMESLGKEMDLDGKVVNQGIAVYGNKGSTDQHAYVQQLREGVNNFFLTFIEVLEDRSGEYVEIEPGTTSGDYLKGFLLGTRTALNDKQRDSITITIPKVNERIVGALIALYERGVSIYASLVNINAYHQPGVEAGKKAAATVLDIQKKVVDTLKQTDTPLSLDELAAKAQIKDEVETVYKIVRHLNANQRGIIVHGNIGQPKTVKVAWQK; this comes from the coding sequence ATGGACAATCTAGCACTTTGGCAACGCTATCAAGACTGGCTTTATTTTAATGAAGATTTAGGCTTCTATTTAGATATTAGTCGCATTAGCTTTGATGCAGCCGAGATCGAACAATTACAACCTAAGTTTGACAGGGCATTTGAAGATATTGCAGCTTTAGAAGCTGGGGCGATCGCTAATCCTGATGAAAACCGCATGGTTGGTCACTATTGGTTACGAGATCCTGAACTAGCACCGACTCCTGAACTAAGACAAGATATTATCGACACCAATAATAGCGTGATCGATTTTCAACAAAAAATACATAGTGGAGAAATTCATCCTCCCAATAGTGCTAAGTTCACCGATATTCTTTCGATTGGGATTGGTGGTTCGGCTTTGGGCCCTCAGTTTGTGGCTCAGGCTTTAGCGCCTCATGAACCTCCCTTGAGGATTCATTTTATTGATAATACCGATCCTGCGGGAATCGATCGAGTAATTGCCGAGATTGGCGATCGCCTTTCCACCACTTTAGTCTCGGTGATTTCTAAGTCTGGTGGCACACCAGAAACTCGGAATGGGATGCTGGAGGTTAAGAAAGTTTATGCTGACCACAACCTCGATTTCGCTGCTCATGCTTTTGCAATTACGGGAAAAAGTAGTAAATTAGAGGCGATCGCTGAACGTGAAGGCTGGCTAGCTATTTTCCCCATGCGTGACTGGGTTGGGGGACGGACTTCGGAATTATCTCCCGTAGGTTTAGTCGCTGCTGCCTTACAGGGAATTGACATCAAGGCGATGTTGGAAGGGGCAAAGGCAATGGATGCGTTGACTCGTAAGCCTAGCCTTAAGGATAACCCCGCAGCACTACTAGCGATGGCTTGGTACTGTGCAGGACACGGTAGGGGCGAAAAAGATATGGTAATTCTGCCCTATAAAGACAGTCTCTTGCTATTTAGTCGCTATCTCCAGCAGCTAATTATGGAATCCTTGGGTAAGGAGATGGATCTAGATGGCAAGGTGGTCAATCAGGGGATTGCGGTCTATGGTAATAAAGGTTCAACCGACCAACACGCTTATGTTCAGCAGCTAAGAGAAGGAGTCAATAACTTTTTCCTCACCTTTATCGAAGTCTTAGAAGATCGCTCTGGTGAATATGTGGAAATTGAACCAGGTACTACTTCTGGGGACTACCTCAAAGGATTTTTATTGGGTACTCGGACAGCCCTGAACGACAAACAGCGCGATTCAATTACCATTACCATACCCAAGGTCAACGAGCGCATTGTTGGTGCTTTAATTGCCCTTTATGAACGGGGAGTTAGTATCTATGCTTCTTTGGTGAATATCAACGCCTATCACCAGCCAGGAGTTGAAGCGGGAAAAAAAGCAGCAGCGACGGTGTTAGATATTCAGAAAAAAGTCGTAGATACCCTCAAACAAACTGATACCCCTCTGTCTCTTGATGAATTAGCAGCCAAGGCTCAAATTAAAGACGAAGTGGAAACCGTTTATAAAATTGTGCGCCATTTAAACGCTAACCAGCGAGGTATTATCGTCCACGGTAATATTGGTCAACCCAAGACAGTTAAAGTTGCTTGGCAAAAATAA